The following are encoded in a window of Chlorocebus sabaeus isolate Y175 chromosome 22, mChlSab1.0.hap1, whole genome shotgun sequence genomic DNA:
- the CCR3 gene encoding C-C chemokine receptor type 3 isoform X2, translated as MDWIMPFGIRMLLRAHKPVVPQVCSKFSKRRSEMTTSLDTVETFGPTSYDDDMGLLCEKADVGALIAQFVPPLYSLVFTVGLLGNVVVVMILIKYRRLRIMTNIYLLNLAISDLLFLFTLPFWIHYVREHNWVFSHGMCKVLSGFYHTGLYSEIFFIILLTIDRYLAIVHAVFALRARTVTFGVITSIVTWGLAVLAALPEFIFYGTEELFPETLCSAIYPQDTVYSWRHFHTLRMTILCLALPLLVMAICYTGIIKTLLRCPSKKKYKAIRLIFVIMAVFFIFWTPYNVAILISTYQSILFGLDCERSKHVDLVVLVTEVIAYSHCCVNPVIYAFVGERFRKYLRHFFHRHVLMHLGRYIPFLPSEKLERTSSVSPSTAEPELSIVF; from the exons ATGGATTGGATTATGCCATTTGGAATAAGAATGCTGTTAAGAGCACACAAACCAGTTGTTCCTCAAGTCTGTAGCAAATTTtccaaaa GGAGAAGTGAAATGACAACCTCACTAGATACAGTTGAGACCTTTGGTCCCACATCGTACGATGATGACATGGGCCTGCTCTGTGAAAAAGCCGATGTGGGAGCACTGATAGCCCAGTTCGTGCCCCCGCTGTATTCCCTGGTGTTCACTGTGGGCCTCTTGGGCAacgtggtggtggtgatgatccTCATAAAATACAGGAGGCTCCGAATTATGACCAACATCTACCTGCTCAACCTGGCCATTTCGGACCTGCTCTTCCTCTTCACCCTTCCGTTCTGGATCCACTATGTCAGGGAGCATAACTGGGTCTTCAGCCATGGCATGTGTAAGGTCCTCTCGGGGTTTTATCACACAGGCTTGTACAGCGAGATCTTTTTCATAATCCTCCTGACGATTGACAGGTACCTGGCCATTGTCCATGCTGTGTTTGCCCTTCGAGCCAGGACTGTCACTTTTGGTGTCATCACTAGCATCGTCACCTGGGGCCTGGCAGTGCTAGCAGCTCttcctgaatttattttctatGGGACTGAAGAGTTGTTTCCAGAGACTCTTTGCAGTGCTATTTACCCACAGGATACAGTATATAGCTGGAGGCATTTCCACACTCTGAGAATGACCATCTTGTGTCTTGCTCTCCCTCTGCTCGTTATGGCCATCTGCTACACAGGAATCATCAAAACGCTGCTGAGGTGCCCCAGTAAAAAAAAGTACAAGGCCATCCGGCTCATTTTTGTCATCATGgctgtgtttttcattttctggacACCCTACAATGTGGCTATCCTTATCTCTACCTATCAATCCATCTTATTTGGACTTGACTGTGAACGGAGCAAGCATGTGGACCTGGTCGTGCTGGTGACAGAGGTGATTGCCTACTCCCACTGCTGCGTGAACCCAGTGATCTACGCCTTTGTTGGAGAGAGGTTCCGGAAGTACCTGCGCCACTTCTTCCACAGGCACGTGCTCATGCACCTGGGCAGATACATCCCATTCCTTCCTAGTGAGAAGCTGGAAAGAACCAGCTCTGTCTCTCCGTCCACAGCAGAGCCGGAACTCTCTATTGTGTTTTAG
- the CCR3 gene encoding C-C chemokine receptor type 3 isoform X1 yields the protein MTTSLDTVETFGPTSYDDDMGLLCEKADVGALIAQFVPPLYSLVFTVGLLGNVVVVMILIKYRRLRIMTNIYLLNLAISDLLFLFTLPFWIHYVREHNWVFSHGMCKVLSGFYHTGLYSEIFFIILLTIDRYLAIVHAVFALRARTVTFGVITSIVTWGLAVLAALPEFIFYGTEELFPETLCSAIYPQDTVYSWRHFHTLRMTILCLALPLLVMAICYTGIIKTLLRCPSKKKYKAIRLIFVIMAVFFIFWTPYNVAILISTYQSILFGLDCERSKHVDLVVLVTEVIAYSHCCVNPVIYAFVGERFRKYLRHFFHRHVLMHLGRYIPFLPSEKLERTSSVSPSTAEPELSIVF from the coding sequence ATGACAACCTCACTAGATACAGTTGAGACCTTTGGTCCCACATCGTACGATGATGACATGGGCCTGCTCTGTGAAAAAGCCGATGTGGGAGCACTGATAGCCCAGTTCGTGCCCCCGCTGTATTCCCTGGTGTTCACTGTGGGCCTCTTGGGCAacgtggtggtggtgatgatccTCATAAAATACAGGAGGCTCCGAATTATGACCAACATCTACCTGCTCAACCTGGCCATTTCGGACCTGCTCTTCCTCTTCACCCTTCCGTTCTGGATCCACTATGTCAGGGAGCATAACTGGGTCTTCAGCCATGGCATGTGTAAGGTCCTCTCGGGGTTTTATCACACAGGCTTGTACAGCGAGATCTTTTTCATAATCCTCCTGACGATTGACAGGTACCTGGCCATTGTCCATGCTGTGTTTGCCCTTCGAGCCAGGACTGTCACTTTTGGTGTCATCACTAGCATCGTCACCTGGGGCCTGGCAGTGCTAGCAGCTCttcctgaatttattttctatGGGACTGAAGAGTTGTTTCCAGAGACTCTTTGCAGTGCTATTTACCCACAGGATACAGTATATAGCTGGAGGCATTTCCACACTCTGAGAATGACCATCTTGTGTCTTGCTCTCCCTCTGCTCGTTATGGCCATCTGCTACACAGGAATCATCAAAACGCTGCTGAGGTGCCCCAGTAAAAAAAAGTACAAGGCCATCCGGCTCATTTTTGTCATCATGgctgtgtttttcattttctggacACCCTACAATGTGGCTATCCTTATCTCTACCTATCAATCCATCTTATTTGGACTTGACTGTGAACGGAGCAAGCATGTGGACCTGGTCGTGCTGGTGACAGAGGTGATTGCCTACTCCCACTGCTGCGTGAACCCAGTGATCTACGCCTTTGTTGGAGAGAGGTTCCGGAAGTACCTGCGCCACTTCTTCCACAGGCACGTGCTCATGCACCTGGGCAGATACATCCCATTCCTTCCTAGTGAGAAGCTGGAAAGAACCAGCTCTGTCTCTCCGTCCACAGCAGAGCCGGAACTCTCTATTGTGTTTTAG